A stretch of the Drosophila sulfurigaster albostrigata strain 15112-1811.04 chromosome 2L, ASM2355843v2, whole genome shotgun sequence genome encodes the following:
- the LOC133835037 gene encoding uncharacterized protein LOC133835037 codes for MQPSDVVTTIVRHYCALGEHRLRAPHKTISDQKLLRFAKYLNADIRSTSLLCEICYDTLRNVYTKKLQQAKQLRRDRRRIEMQTNSISDASSSQHQSHSSAVSAPSTTSKSSREQQISETSAAKRRREEVQAPSPWDDDSMLSLNAVNGTRLPHIQPIPKRRQIDHLDKNSMDIYLAGITGG; via the coding sequence ATGCAGCCATCAGATGTAGTGACCACAATCGTAAGGCACTATTGTGCCCTGGGTGAGCATCGTCTACGTGCGCCACACAAGACTATTAGTGATCAAAAGTTGCTTCGCTTCGCCAAGTATCTGAATGCAGACATACGGAGTACTTCTCTGCTGTGTGAAATTTGCTATGACACGCTGCGGAATGTCTACACAAAGAAGTTgcagcaagcaaaacaacTTCGACGGGATAGAAGACGCATTGAAATGCAAACCAACTCCATTTCGGACGCGAGCTCTAGTCAGCATCAATCACATAGTTCGGCAGTTTCGGCACCGTCGACAACCTCAAAGTCAAGTCGAGAGCAACAAATTTCCGAAACATCGGCGGCCAAGCGAAGACGCGAGGAAGTGCAAGCGCCATCACCTTGGGATGACGACTCAATGTTAAGTCTGAATGCAGTAAATGGGACGCGATTGCCTCATATCCAACCAATCCCCAAACGTCGCCAAATTGACCATTTGGACAAAAATTCCATGGATATTTATCTGGCTGGCATTACTGGTGGGTGA